In the genome of Dermacentor variabilis isolate Ectoservices chromosome 5, ASM5094787v1, whole genome shotgun sequence, one region contains:
- the LOC142583659 gene encoding uncharacterized protein LOC142583659, which produces MSACDRQPGSAVGVSDIFVKEFLGESVLDYLGFACAAVNRQWQSVALSLLRKRLISVSICCSPESEQPSPQPVLDRLHACAEILRSKFARYRSIARLAGMRPSLVFLSYHADLNEDGRVVDCMRELLPPISVIGYFNLKPIRLADDSDDSRHKGVFGEFLFHAEPAVRPAPTADNQRQPPPLDTYVPGPSSSYRSSQAQARRSEGEPPAVPVAATAAPAGGSLPALPAVQPRHRIPSTVRNCGAVLHNVLSGGLVFQAPHVTEGTLGSDVANSRFTEGATRRITQDSLGGRTKTSIIATISSHMTNLEETLNSLDYAHRAKNITNCPEVNQKMTKRALIKVMSVGNFSAMQSSRLDPFMRSLSESFGPTTDTIAVAFPRNQDEARLKLDSFERKFPRVPALANQATEFNVDDLFAPIGRLKLILLLIKLLD; this is translated from the exons ATGTCTGCTTGCGACCGACAGCCGGGTTCCGCGGTGGGCGTGAGCGACATCTTTGTCAAGGAGTTCTTGGGGGAGAGCGTGTTGGACTACCTGGGCTTCGCGTGCGCCGCGGTGAACCGGCAGTGGCAGTCGGTCGCTCTGTCTCTGCTGAGGAAGAGACTGATCTCCGTCTCCATCTGCTGTTCACCG GAATCGGAGCAGCCGAGTCCGCAGCCAGTGCTGGACAGGCTTCACGCATGCGCAGAGATCCTGCGCTCGAAGTTCGCTCGCTACCGCAGCATCGCGCGCCTGGCCGGCATGCGTCCATCACTTGTGTTCCTGTCCTATCACGCCGACCTGAACGAGGACGGGAGGG TGGTGGACTGTATGCGCGAGCTGCTGCCTCCGATCTCTGTCATCGGGTATTTCAATCTGAAGCCCATCCGACTGGCCGACGACTCCGATGACAGCAGACACAAGGGCGTCTTCGGCGAGTTTCTATTCcacgccgagccagccgtgcgaCCTGCGCCAACCGCCGACAACCAGCGGCAACCGCCGCCGCTGGACACATATGTCCCCGG CCCATCGTCGTCCTATCGGTCGAGCCAGGCGCAAGCGCGTCGTTCCGAAGGCGAGCCGCCAGCCGTTCCGGTTGCTGCGACTGCAGCCCCAGCTGGTGGATCGCTGCCGGCGCTGCCTGCCGTCCAGCCACGCCACCGCATTCCATCGACAGTCCGAAACTGTGGCGCCGTCCTCCACAACGTGCTGTCCGGCGGGCTCGTGTTCCAGGCACCGCACGTGACCGAAGGCACCCTGGGGTCTGACGTCGCCAACTCCCGCTTCACGGAGGGCGCCACCAGGAGGATCACACAG GACTCTTTGGGTGGCCGCACAAAGACTTCCATCATTGCGACCATCTCGTCTCACATGACCAATCTGGAGGAGACATTGAACAGCTTGGACTATGCTCATCGTGCCAAGAACATCACCAACTGTCCAGAGGTCAATCAAAAGATGACAAAGCGGGCACTGATCAAG GTTATGTCGGTGGGCAACTTCAGCGCCATGCAGAGCAGCCGGCTAGATCCGTTCATGCGCAGCCTGAGCGAGAGTTTCGGCCCCACGACCGACACCATCGCGGTGGCGTTTCCGCGCAACCAGGACGAGGCGCGACTTAAGCTCGATTCCTTCGAGCGCAAGTTTCCGAGAGTGCCTGCCCTGGCCAATCAAGCCACGGAATTCAACGTGGACGATCTGTTCGCGCCCATTGGGCGCCTGAAGCTCATACTGCTGCTTATCAAGCTGCTCGACTGA